Proteins co-encoded in one Sus scrofa isolate TJ Tabasco breed Duroc chromosome 14, Sscrofa11.1, whole genome shotgun sequence genomic window:
- the ZNF664 gene encoding zinc finger protein 664 yields MIYKCPMCREFFSERADLFMHQKIHTAEKPHKCDKCDKGFFHISELHIHWRDHTGEKVYKCDDCGKDFSTTTKLNRHKKIHTVEKPYKCYECGKAFNWSSHLQIHMRVHTGEKPYVCSECGRGFSNSSNLCMHQRVHTGEKPFKCEECGKAFRHTSSLCMHQRVHTGEKPYKCYECGKAFSQSSSLCIHQRVHTGEKPYRCCGCGKAFSQSSSLCIHQRVHTGEKPFKCDECGKAFSQSTSLCIHQRVHTKERNHLKISVI; encoded by the coding sequence ATGATCTACAAGTGCCCCATGTGTAGGGAATTTTTCTCTGAGAGAGCAGATCTTTTTATGCATCAGAAAATTCAcactgctgagaagccccatAAATGTGACAAGTGTGATAAGGGCTTCTTTCATATATCAGAACTTCATATTCATTGGAGAGACCACACTGGAGAGAAGGTCTATAAATGTGATGATTGCGGTAAGGATTTTAGTACCACAACGAAACTTAATAGGCATAAGAAAATCCACACAGTGGAGAAGCCCTATAAATGTTATGAGTGTGGCAAAGCCTTCAATTGGAGCTCACATCTTCAAATTCACATGAGAGTTCATACGGGTGAGAAACCCTATGTCTGTAGTGAGTGTGGAAGGGGCTTTAGCAATAGTTCAAACCTTTGCATGCATCAGAGAGTCCACACCGGAGAGAAACCCTTTAAATGTGAAgagtgtgggaaggccttcaggCACACTTCCAGCCTCTGCATGCATCAAAGAgtccacacaggagagaaaccctataaatgctatgagtgtgggaaggccttcagccAGAGCTCCAGCCTCTGCATCCATCAGAGAGTGCACACGGGGGAGAAACCCTatagatgctgtgggtgtgggaaggccttcagtCAGAGCTCCAGCCTCTGCATCCATCAGAGAGTGCACACCGGGGAGAAGCCTTTTAAATGCGATgagtgtgggaaggccttcagccAGAGCACCAGCCTCTGCATCCACCAGAGAGTACACACGAAGGAGAGAAACCATCTCAAGATATCAGTTATATAA